The Cryomorphaceae bacterium 1068 region GGGCGACCGATTACTTATCCCGATTCCAGGTACGTGTACGAAGGAATCGTTGTTCCAAACTATACCAATCGAAATGGGGCCAGAACACCGGCTTATCACCGCTTGGATTTTTCTGCCACCTTGATTCCCAATGAAACGGATAAAGTTTTTTTCTTTTTCAATAGACCGGATACTTGGGAAGGGTCATGGACCTTCTCCCTTTACAATGCCTATGGACGAAGAAACCCATACAGCATTTTCTTCCGTCAAAATGAAGACAATCCCGCTCAGACTGAAGCAGTGCGCTTGAGCATCTTCGGAAGCATTATTCCGGGCGTTACTTATAACCTCAAATTTTAATAGCCATGAAACGAACTTTATATAAAAACCTCTTTTTGTTTTTGGCCGCTACAGCAATACTAAGCTCTTGCCAAGATGTTGTAGAACTCGACTTGCCCGAAGGCGATGAATTCTTAGTCGTAGAAGGTTGGATTACCAATGAAAATCGGCCGCATGATGTTATTCTCACCACTACGGCCGCCTATTTTGACGAAGCCGATCCCGCGCCCGTGTCCGGAGCCAATGTCTTTATCCGCGACAATGAAGGAATGGAAACTCTATTGACGGAAACAAGCCCGGGCGTTTATACTTATCCCGATTCGGGAACTGTTGGTAAAGCCTACCAACTGGAGATTGTCTTAGAAAATGGAAAACGCTACTTGTCTTCTTTCGAGGAAATTTTCGAGCCTGTTCCGATTCTAGATATCCAATGGCAGCTATCGGAAGATGAACCCGATGTAGATGACGGTGAAAATATCGATGATATTTACGATGTCCTTATCTTTACCATAGAGCCTGCCGGTCTTGGTGACAACTACCGCTGGCGTTCTATTCTGAACGGAGAAGAAGCGCGTGAACCGTTCGATATTTTTGTTACTGATGACCAATTCGTAGACGGAAATCCAATTCCTGATTTTAACGTGACGGATGAACTTTACTCTCAGTTTGATACAGTTGTGATCATTCAAGAACGCATCTCGCGTGACGCACGCGAATTCTTACAATTGTTGCAAACGCAGACAGCCTTTGTGGGTGGACCTTTCGATCCTCCTCCTTCACCCATTCGAGGAAACATTGAAAATGTGAATGATCCTGATGATATAGCGCTGGGCTTTTTCGGAGCTTCAGGAAGAGATAGGGCCACGATTGTGGTGGGAGTGGAGTGAGTTTTTTGAAGTTTTAAGACCGAAGTACAAAGTCATTTTGATAGGTGGCCTTCTTAATACTTCGTACCTAATACATCGTTATCAGATACGCCACCAGCATCGCCAGCGGAAAAATGATCACAGGGGCCAATACAAAGAAGTAACCACCGCTGATTCTAAAGTCTTTTTGCTCGAGTAGATTCGTGCTGTAGGCTATTGCATTCGGGGGAGTAGAGACAGGTAGAAAAAGGGCGCATGAGGCGCAGAGCGCCACAATCAATGGAACCGAAAGTTGGTAGGTGCCTGATAGCCCGAGTGCTATCGGAACTAGAATCGAGGTAGCTGCCGTGTTTGACATGACATTGCTCAAGGCCAAAGTCAAATACCCAAAAAGGATGGCCAAGACGACCATGGGCATATTGATGCTTTCCAGCAATACGATAAATTCATTGGCAAGGCCAACATCAACGATGGCATGACCAAGGGCAAGACCACCGGCAACGAGCATCAGAGTGTCCCATGGTAGTGATCTGACTTCATCAGCGCGGATGATTCGCGTAAGCGTGAGAATAACAATTGGTACAGCGGAGGTTGCCGCCAAAGGAATACCGTGTAAAGTTTCGGTACTCCAAAGCAATACGGTAAAAACCAACGTGAAAATCATGATGTTACGTTCTTTTTTGTCAACTGGATGCGCTTCGTCTTCTTTCTCCATGAAGCTCAAGTCGAGTTCTTTGACTTGAGGGACATACCTTTTGCTTAGATAAACCCAAAAACTCCAAACCAAGAATAGGGCTAGTGGAACTCCAAAAGCCATCCAGGTGAGGAACTCGATTTTGATGTCAACAGCCTCTAGAGCCCCTACTGCAATGGCATTTGGCGTACTACCGATTATAGTTCCCAAACCACCAACGGATGCTGCTGCAGGGATTCCGATCAATAGGCTTTTGGTCATCGGTGCTTCCTTTCCCAGGCTTCGAGCCAATGGCAGAATACTGGTAATCATCATG contains the following coding sequences:
- a CDS encoding DASS family sodium-coupled anion symporter, encoding MATYDSRRAAFRHYRKKAFHYLFNTSTFIGNVIIALGIAYFIDIPDSSPAMNYVLFLLILAVGLWLTEAIPPFAVGIFIIAYLVFVLGSDYFLVSPMDVSVYVGTWTSNVIWLLLGGFFLAEGMQRVQLDKALFQFTVKRFGSKPTSLLFGLMMMTAVASMVMSNTATAAMMITSILPLARSLGKEAPMTKSLLIGIPAAASVGGLGTIIGSTPNAIAVGALEAVDIKIEFLTWMAFGVPLALFLVWSFWVYLSKRYVPQVKELDLSFMEKEDEAHPVDKKERNIMIFTLVFTVLLWSTETLHGIPLAATSAVPIVILTLTRIIRADEVRSLPWDTLMLVAGGLALGHAIVDVGLANEFIVLLESINMPMVVLAILFGYLTLALSNVMSNTAATSILVPIALGLSGTYQLSVPLIVALCASCALFLPVSTPPNAIAYSTNLLEQKDFRISGGYFFVLAPVIIFPLAMLVAYLITMY
- a CDS encoding DUF4249 domain-containing protein; amino-acid sequence: MKRTLYKNLFLFLAATAILSSCQDVVELDLPEGDEFLVVEGWITNENRPHDVILTTTAAYFDEADPAPVSGANVFIRDNEGMETLLTETSPGVYTYPDSGTVGKAYQLEIVLENGKRYLSSFEEIFEPVPILDIQWQLSEDEPDVDDGENIDDIYDVLIFTIEPAGLGDNYRWRSILNGEEAREPFDIFVTDDQFVDGNPIPDFNVTDELYSQFDTVVIIQERISRDAREFLQLLQTQTAFVGGPFDPPPSPIRGNIENVNDPDDIALGFFGASGRDRATIVVGVE